TCAGCACCCGACACAACCGATGCGCAAACCCGCACTGCCTACGCCATGCTTGAAGCAGCGCTTGCAGCCCTGCCCTCTGACGCGCTGATACAGTTCAACGCCCGTGTCGCCGCGCAGGTAACGCGCGAGCTTGAGATGCTGCTGGCAGTGCTGGACGCCCGCCCCGTCACCTCGCTTGACCAGGTGCCGCCGGAAATCCTGGACCGGTACATTTCCCCGTCAGGTGCAGCCCTCGTCATCGGCCTGCCTGCAGGTGATGTCACCCGCACAAGCGAGCTGAATGCGTTTGTCCGCGATGTAAAATCAGCATTCCCCGACAGCACCGGGCGTGCAGTCGTGGAAGCAACCGTGGGCGACATTGTGGTCAACGCCTTCATCACGGCGCTGGTGCTGGCGCTGAGCGCCGTCACCATCATCATTTTCATGGCAACCCGCAGCCTTGCGGACACAGCGCTGATTTTGATGCCACTGCTGCTGGCCGCCCTCGCCACCACGGCAACCGGCGTGCTCATCGGTATGCCGTTCAATCAGGCCAATATCATTGTTCTGCCGCTCATCATGGGGCTAGGCGTGGACAACGGCATTCACGTGTTGATGCGCTACCGGCAGGACGGCTCGCTTGATCGTCTGATGACATCATCAACACCGCGCGCGATTATTCTCAGCACACTGACCACCATTGGTGCGTTTGGCGCGCTGGGCATATCGGTTCATGCAGGCACCGCCAGCATCGGCATTCTGCTGACCATCGCCATGGTGTTTTTATTGATTGCAACGGTGTTTGTGTTGCCCGCAGCGCTCAGCCTGCGTCACCCCCGCTCACACGCCCACCCGGCGGCATAGGGTCGCCCGGCTCCTCTACATGCGCATCTGCATCCGGGTCGTCGAAGCGCGGGTCCATCATGGCAGCACCGGGAGACGTGGGCCGCGCGGTGGCCACAAACACATCCTTTTCCTCATCCGGCACCTGCTTGCGCTGGCTGATGCGGTAAACAGCATAGCCGCCAAGCAGCGTGTGAATAAGCGCCGTGAACACAAAGACGCCGGCCTGCAGGCCAAACGTGATGAGCGCCGCAGCGATCAACGGACCCACCGCAGACCCGATGCCGAACACCAGCAGCAACCCGCCTGATACCAGCACAAACTCCGTGGGATCAGCGTGGTCATTCGTGTGCGCCACGACAAGGCCGTAAAGCGAAAATGCCGAGATGCCAAACCCCACGACCAGCGCGTAGCCCACAAGGCCGGGCGACGCAAACATAACCATGGCAATACCCGCGACCGCGCCAATGGCGCTCACACCGCCAATGACCCGGCGACGGTCAATCGCATCCGACAGCCGTCCAAACGGCAACTGCGCGCACGCCCCCGCTACCAGCGCCAGGCTCATGAAAATGGCAACGCCGGTGGTGCTGAAGCCGATGGTCTGCGCATAGACCGGGCCAAGCGTGCCAAATGCGCCATTCGCCAACCCCACGGCAAACGCCCCCCATGCGCCGACCGGCGACAGGGTATAGAGCCTGCTCAGGTTCAATACTGTGCGGCCCGGCGGCAGGGGAGCGGGCAGCAGGGTGAGTGACGTTGGAATGAGCGCCAGAATGAACAGGATGCCCGCGACAACAAACATGGTGATCTGCAACGGATCAAACGCCACAAGCGACATCTGCCCGGCGGTAACGGCCGTGAGATAGACGATCATGTAGGTGGAAAAAACCCGGCCGCGGTTCTCGTTTGTGGCGCGCTCATTGAGCCAGCTTTCAATAATCATCGCAGCACCGGCAATGGCAAAGCCTGCGACCACCCGCAGCACAAACCACACCTCAGGATAAACCAGCAGCCCCTTTGCCAGCATACCGACAGCCGCCAGCGCCGCCACAACGCCGAACGTGCGGATATGCCCGACCCGCGTCAGCGCAACGGGAATGAGGTAGCACCCGGCGATAAAGCCCAACGCATAGGCCGTACCGAAAAAACCGATGGTAAAGTCTGAAAAGCCCTCAAGCCCCGCGCGTACAGGCACCAGAATGCCCTGCTGCCCGGCGGCGAAATACAAAATGAGCGTTGTGAACAGCAGTACGCTGATCGGCAGAACAGTTTTTCGCAAACCCGGTGGCTCCTCTTGACCAATGCGCTTGGTACGCGCTCACAAAGGCAGGGTCAATGAGGCTGCAAACCCATTTGCGCTTGTGGCCCCGGAGAGGTCTAATGCGCCAAATAAAGCCAAGGAAA
The window above is part of the Pyruvatibacter sp. genome. Proteins encoded here:
- a CDS encoding MFS transporter, giving the protein MRKTVLPISVLLFTTLILYFAAGQQGILVPVRAGLEGFSDFTIGFFGTAYALGFIAGCYLIPVALTRVGHIRTFGVVAALAAVGMLAKGLLVYPEVWFVLRVVAGFAIAGAAMIIESWLNERATNENRGRVFSTYMIVYLTAVTAGQMSLVAFDPLQITMFVVAGILFILALIPTSLTLLPAPLPPGRTVLNLSRLYTLSPVGAWGAFAVGLANGAFGTLGPVYAQTIGFSTTGVAIFMSLALVAGACAQLPFGRLSDAIDRRRVIGGVSAIGAVAGIAMVMFASPGLVGYALVVGFGISAFSLYGLVVAHTNDHADPTEFVLVSGGLLLVFGIGSAVGPLIAAALITFGLQAGVFVFTALIHTLLGGYAVYRISQRKQVPDEEKDVFVATARPTSPGAAMMDPRFDDPDADAHVEEPGDPMPPGGRVSGGDAG